The window CTCCGGTGGACCGGTCAACGATGGGCTCTTTGGAGACGGGAGCTCCGATACGTTCCGGCTGCTCCTGGGCGGCAGCTTTGGCGACACACCGAGCGTGACGCTGGATACGTTTGCGATCAAGTTCCAAGGTGATGCCGGATCGTTCGAGTTCGAAGGTAACGGGAAGGAGCAAGTTCCCGAGCCAACCACTCTCTTGCTGTTCGGCGTGGCGCTCGCGCTGAGCGCCCCCGCTCTCCGACGCCGCGCGAAGCGGTAGGAAAAGGAACCAGGTAGGAAAAAGGGAACCGCGTACCTTTCCGGGACAAAGGAGTCAGGGCCCATTCTCTGGGGCCGTTTGTTCCCGGAAAAGGTACCCGGTTCCTTTTCTGGATCACTTCTCCGAACGCACGAAATCCGCTTCTGTTACAGTTTGCGACATGGATCTGGCGGGCAAGGTGGCGCTCGTCACGGGCGGCGCGCGCATGGGTGCCGCGATCGGCTCGGCGCTCGCCGCACGAGGAATAGACGTCGCGTTCTCCTACTACCGATCAGCGGATGCGCTCGAGCGGGCAACCGCCGCGGTGCAGGACGCTGGTCGTCGAAGTGCCGCCATTCAGGCGGACCTGAGCCGGGCCGCCGGATGCGAGCATCTCGTGTCGGCCGCGGTCGAGACGCTCGGCCGGCTGGACATCCTCGTTCTGATGGCGTCGGTCTACGAAGAAGTCCCATTCGAACGGTTGACCGAGGAGGCGTGGCGCACCCAGATCGGCGTTGATCTGGAGGCGACCTTGCACTGCGCGCGCGCCGCGCTGCCACATCTGCGGCGCGCCGGCGGCGGGCGCATCGTGACCTTCAGTGACTGGACCGCCGCGAGTGGGCGGCCACGGTATCGCGGCTGGACCGGGTACTACGTTGCCAAGGCAGGCGTGAAGGCGCTCACCGAATCGCTGGCCCTCGAGCTCGCACCGGACGGGATCCTGGTCAATGCCATTGCGCCGGGACCCATCCTGGCGCCGCCCGAGACTAGCGCCGACCAGGAGGCGGCGGTGCGCGCGGCGACGCCGCTCCGCCGCTGGGGTGGACCCGAGGCGGTGGCGCAAACGCTCATCTTCGTCCTCGAGTCGGACTTCATGACCGGCGAGACGATTCGCGTCGACGGCGGCCGCCACGTCAGGTGAG is drawn from Luteitalea sp. and contains these coding sequences:
- a CDS encoding SDR family oxidoreductase — its product is MDLAGKVALVTGGARMGAAIGSALAARGIDVAFSYYRSADALERATAAVQDAGRRSAAIQADLSRAAGCEHLVSAAVETLGRLDILVLMASVYEEVPFERLTEEAWRTQIGVDLEATLHCARAALPHLRRAGGGRIVTFSDWTAASGRPRYRGWTGYYVAKAGVKALTESLALELAPDGILVNAIAPGPILAPPETSADQEAAVRAATPLRRWGGPEAVAQTLIFVLESDFMTGETIRVDGGRHVR